The Streptomyces sp. NBC_00659 genomic interval ACATCGCCTCCGGCACCGGCTGGGCAAGCAGGGCGGCGGCCTTGTCGTAGCGGCCCATGCCGGTGGCCGCGAGCACGGCCGTACCGAGGGGAAGGCCGAGTCCGACGCCCCAGGCCGCCGGCGGCAGCTGTGCCAGCGCCGTCTCGGCGGCCCCCAGGGCCGCGGGCAGGGCGCCCCGGCGCAGCGCGGCCTCCGCCTGTACGGCGTGGATGCGGGCCTGCCACGACGGGCTGCCCCGCAGGGCGTCCTCGCCGAGCAGCCGGGCGAACCAGGGTTCCGCGACGTCCAGCCGGTCGGCGTAGACGAGGGCGAGCAGGGCCGAGGTGACGGGCTCGGCCGTCTCCGGACCCTTGTCGCCGAGCTGGATGCGGCGCAGGGCCTGTTCGGCGTGGACCACGGTGGAGGGGTCGGCTCCGCGCCGCAGGACGGTGTCGAGGACGGCCACGCCCTGGAGCCGCGGTTCCACCACGACATGGGCGGAGGCGGGGTCCTGGCCGGCCGGGGGCGGGGCGGTGCGGCTGCCGTGGGTGAGCAGCTCCGGGCTGCTCGCGGAGATCGCCCGCCGCAGGACACCGAGTTCGCCGGCGGTGCGCCGGTCCGGGCCGCCCGGGATGTCGCCCAGCCGTTCCAGAGCGTCGACGGCTTCGTCGAACCTGCCGTACCAGAGCAGGTGCCAGACCAGGGCGATGGTGTCTGCGCCGCAGAGGTGGCCGGCGCGGGCGGCGTCGATGAGGCGGGGCAGATGGCGCACCACGCCGGCCGGACGCACATGCCAGGCGAGCCCGGCGATCCTGGTCCTGATCCCGGCGCGCCGGGCGGTGTCCCGGCACAGTTCGTGGGCGAACTCCAGGTATCTGAGCGCCAGGTCGAAGCGCTGCCCGGCACGTGCCTCGTCGGCGGCCTCCTCCAGGACGCCCACCGCCCACCGGGCGTCGCCTCCGCCGCCGGCGAGCAGATGGCGGGCGACCGTCGAGGCCGGGGCTCCTTCCTCGTACAGCAGGTGGGCGAGGGAGCGGTTGAGGGCGGTGGCCTCGTCCGGGGACAGGTCCTCGCGGACCGCCCGGCGGACGGCGGGGTTGCGGAAGCGGCCCTCGTGCATGAGTCCGGCGCCCTGCAGTGCCTGGATCACGCGCGGCACCATGTCGCCGGCCAGGCCGACCGCCCCGCTCAGCACCGTGACCGGGGCGTCCTCGCCGGCGACGGCGAAAGCCTGCGCCATCTGCAGCACCGCGAGTTCGCCGCGGCGCAGCAGGCCCGAGACGGCCTGGCGGAACCTGTCGCCGGGGCAGACCTGGAGCGGTGTGTCCTTCGCCGCGGCCCGCGCCTCCGCGTAGTCCTGGACCAGCGCGCGCACCAGCAGGGGGTTGCCGCCGGACGCCTCGTGGACCTCCGCCGCCAAGGCGTCCGCCTCCTGCCGTCCGACGAGTCCCACGAGGGACGCGGCGACCGCGTCCGGGGGCAGGGGGGCCAGGCGCAGTTGCCGGCAGTGCGGGAGCCGCAGCAGTTCGGCGTGGAACTCGGCGGCCGCGGACGCGGCGGGGGTCGCGCGGGCGGACTCGCCGACCACGACGACCACGCGGGACTCCCGGATCCTGCGGGCGAGGAAGAGCAGGAAGCGCAGGGAGGTGTCGTCGGCGTACCGTGCCTCGTCGACGAAGACCATCACCGCAGCGCGCTCGCCCAGGGCCAGGACCGCCTCGTGCAGGCGGTGCAGGACCTCGAACTCCACGTCGGCCGCGCCGGTGGCGCCGGCCAGCCGGGCGCCTTCCTCGCGGATCAGGGTCTGCGGATCGTCCACGGCGCCGGCGAGTTCGGCGCTCTGGAAGAGCTGGCCGGCCACACCCAGCGGGATGCCCGTCTCCGCCGGGGAGGCGATGGCGTCGAGCAGGACGGCGCCGGCCTCGTCGGCGCCGTGCACACATGCCTTCATCAGTGAGGGGTCCCCGCAGCCCGGGGGTCCGCCCACGACCACGACGGAGCCTTGTCCTTCCTTGGCGCGCTCAAGGGCCTGCCTGAGCGTGTTCGTCTCCACAGCGTTTTCCGAATAGCCGAGCAAGATCGCCCCCGTAAGAAAAAGCCGACCCCGGGAACCGGTGCCACAGCGCACCGGTGATGATGTGTGAGAAGGGCGCGGATGCGTTGGCACCGTAGTCGGGGGGGCGCAAGGGCGGCGCAAGGGAGCAAGGGCGCTTCGGTGGGGGCGCAGCTTTGGGCCGGTCAGGTGGCGACGAGTTCCGGGCGGAGCCGCTCGCACAGGGGAACCGCGCCGCAGTCCGCCGCGAGGTGCCAGGCGCGGCGCAGGAACACCCCGGCCGCGGAGTCGTCGCCCAGGTCGCTCAAGGCGTCCGAGAGGTCGGCCAGGACTTGGGCCTGCGCCGGACGGTCACCGGCGGTGCGCAGTTCGGCGGCGGCCAGGCAGAGCGTGGCGGGCCGCAGGGCGGGTTCCTGGGTGGCGGCGCGCAGCCGCAGCGCGAGGCCGCGGTGCCGTGGTCCCGGCTCTGCGGCCGCGGTGAGCTGTGCGTCGATCAGCTTCGTGGCCCGGTCGTACCGGCCGAGGTGCACCAGCGCCTCCGCCGCGTCGGTGCGCCAGGGCAACTGCGCGAAGAGGCCGCTGTCCTGACGCTCCGCCAGCTCTCCGACGCGCAGGAAGTCGGCGAGGGCTTCTTCCGGGCACCGTACGGCCAGAAGACGGCGGCCCCGGGCTCTGAGGTACGGCAGGACGTCCTCGGTGAGCGGGAGCGGTCCGGGCGCGGCACGGCGCAACTGCTCGTCCGCCTCGTCGGTCCGGCCCAGTTCCGTCAGCGCCTGGGCCAGCACCGCCACGGGCCACAGT includes:
- a CDS encoding helix-turn-helix transcriptional regulator; this encodes METNTLRQALERAKEGQGSVVVVGGPPGCGDPSLMKACVHGADEAGAVLLDAIASPAETGIPLGVAGQLFQSAELAGAVDDPQTLIREEGARLAGATGAADVEFEVLHRLHEAVLALGERAAVMVFVDEARYADDTSLRFLLFLARRIRESRVVVVVGESARATPAASAAAEFHAELLRLPHCRQLRLAPLPPDAVAASLVGLVGRQEADALAAEVHEASGGNPLLVRALVQDYAEARAAAKDTPLQVCPGDRFRQAVSGLLRRGELAVLQMAQAFAVAGEDAPVTVLSGAVGLAGDMVPRVIQALQGAGLMHEGRFRNPAVRRAVREDLSPDEATALNRSLAHLLYEEGAPASTVARHLLAGGGGDARWAVGVLEEAADEARAGQRFDLALRYLEFAHELCRDTARRAGIRTRIAGLAWHVRPAGVVRHLPRLIDAARAGHLCGADTIALVWHLLWYGRFDEAVDALERLGDIPGGPDRRTAGELGVLRRAISASSPELLTHGSRTAPPPAGQDPASAHVVVEPRLQGVAVLDTVLRRGADPSTVVHAEQALRRIQLGDKGPETAEPVTSALLALVYADRLDVAEPWFARLLGEDALRGSPSWQARIHAVQAEAALRRGALPAALGAAETALAQLPPAAWGVGLGLPLGTAVLAATGMGRYDKAAALLAQPVPEAMFQTRYGLQYLHARGCHHLATGGHYAALADFASCGELMRAWEMDLPGLVPWRTAAAQAWLHLDDRDQARRLIDEQLQRLSPGPSRTRATTLRVLAATGEPHRRAALLTEAVDMLEACGDHLELARALADLGHALHHDGHRSRARMIARRAYRSAMECKAGSLTEELQAGKDGLCSADSAAAASDLAQLSDAELRVAALAAQGMTNRKIAGRLFITVSTVEQHLTQVYRKLNVKHRKELPYGLHSAMRESA